The following are encoded together in the Echinicola jeungdonensis genome:
- a CDS encoding sensor histidine kinase: MKPSLVLHKNITVLIHILGWILMGTLFFLLTPLSWNVALPHQFWVRQVTFFILLIGLFYINQHLWVPNLLFKSRVGWFLLLTIGVSVILMYFLEYYENWLGLPKLMHQAFHPEEEYIPRKKPLPFHIFNLIVAFLTLGISTSVAAVKKWQADEFLRQQLDQQRIKSELSYLKAQINPHFFFNTLNNIYSLTNIDVERAQTALHKLSRLMRYVLYETEKGQTLLSREIDFIKDYIELMKLRISEKVKINLDIQEQMEEKCIAPMILLPFIENCFKHGISSQQQSVITVKLSEKDQVLHLYTCNNIISSYSNSPESQAKGIGLTNTKRRLSLLYAQRFQLEIDDQNPENEYRVNLKIHLA; encoded by the coding sequence ATGAAACCATCCCTTGTCCTTCATAAAAACATTACCGTTTTAATCCATATTTTAGGGTGGATACTGATGGGAACCTTGTTTTTCCTATTAACTCCATTGTCCTGGAACGTAGCCCTTCCCCATCAGTTTTGGGTTAGACAGGTTACCTTTTTCATCCTTTTGATAGGTTTATTTTATATCAATCAGCATTTATGGGTTCCCAACTTGCTGTTTAAGTCACGTGTGGGTTGGTTTTTATTATTGACAATTGGGGTCAGTGTAATCCTCATGTACTTCCTGGAATACTATGAAAACTGGTTGGGTCTTCCCAAACTGATGCACCAGGCCTTTCACCCTGAAGAGGAATATATCCCCAGAAAGAAACCTCTCCCCTTCCATATTTTTAACCTGATCGTGGCTTTTCTTACCCTTGGGATCAGCACCAGTGTGGCGGCGGTAAAAAAATGGCAGGCAGATGAGTTCCTTAGACAGCAACTGGACCAACAAAGAATTAAATCGGAGCTATCTTATCTCAAAGCCCAAATCAATCCCCATTTTTTCTTCAATACCCTCAACAATATTTATTCCCTTACCAACATTGATGTGGAAAGGGCCCAAACTGCCCTGCACAAACTTTCCAGGTTGATGCGTTATGTGCTTTATGAAACAGAAAAGGGCCAGACCCTATTGAGTAGGGAAATTGATTTTATTAAAGACTATATTGAGTTAATGAAATTGCGGATATCTGAGAAGGTAAAAATTAACTTGGATATACAGGAACAGATGGAGGAAAAATGCATTGCGCCCATGATATTGCTTCCTTTTATTGAAAACTGCTTCAAACATGGCATCAGCTCTCAGCAACAAAGTGTTATCACAGTGAAACTATCTGAAAAGGACCAGGTATTGCACCTATATACCTGCAACAATATCATTTCTTCTTATTCCAATAGCCCTGAATCGCAAGCAAAGGGTATTGGCCTTACCAATACAAAAAGGAGGCTTTCATTGCTTTATGCTCAACGGTTTCAATTGGAAATCGATGATCAAAATCCGGAAAATGAATACCGCGTCAACCTAAAAATCCACCTGGCATGA
- a CDS encoding LytR/AlgR family response regulator transcription factor, translating to MKINCIAVDDEPLALEMISKFIGQTSFLNLMGKFENAIDALAFIHKEPVDLVFLDIQMPDLSGMELARIMGANKKDSPCRIIFTTAYNQFAIEGYKVDALDYLLKPYNYEEFLKASTKALQFFENQKKSIKKVDEVPEYIFLKVEYQLVKVLLKDILYVEAYKDYVKVHLVDKPHPLLSLTSLKNMEELLPSNKFMRVHRSFIVALDHIHSITKNSIQIGKSTITVSENYKENFLKFLNRWMG from the coding sequence ATGAAAATCAATTGTATCGCTGTAGATGATGAACCCCTTGCCCTGGAAATGATCAGTAAGTTTATCGGCCAAACTTCATTTTTGAACTTGATGGGTAAATTTGAAAATGCAATCGATGCCCTGGCTTTTATTCATAAAGAACCGGTAGACTTGGTTTTTCTGGATATCCAAATGCCCGATCTTTCCGGGATGGAACTGGCCAGAATTATGGGCGCCAATAAAAAGGATTCCCCTTGCCGTATCATTTTCACTACTGCCTATAACCAATTTGCCATTGAAGGGTATAAAGTGGATGCCCTGGATTACCTGCTGAAGCCCTATAATTATGAGGAATTTCTTAAGGCCAGCACCAAGGCTTTGCAGTTTTTTGAAAACCAAAAAAAATCCATAAAAAAAGTAGATGAAGTACCCGAATATATTTTTCTAAAGGTGGAATATCAATTGGTAAAAGTTTTGCTAAAGGACATTCTCTATGTGGAAGCGTACAAAGATTATGTCAAAGTCCACCTGGTGGACAAACCCCATCCTCTCCTATCCCTGACAAGCCTTAAAAACATGGAGGAATTGCTCCCCTCCAATAAATTTATGCGTGTCCACCGGTCCTTTATTGTAGCCCTGGACCATATCCACTCCATTACCAAAAACAGCATTCAAATTGGGAAATCCACCATCACGGTAAGTGAAAATTATAAGGAGAATTTTTTGAAGTTTTTGAATCGTTGGATGGGGTGA
- a CDS encoding HIRAN domain-containing protein has product MKLNRKEFLKSAGLGGISLILPGSSPKAELVTNLIAKPIQIYDNYLLGVQYYSLNKCFGKIRAGDLVILEQFSEHEHDRIAVGVKWENMFLGYLPAYENIVLANLMDAGARLNAMVNAKLSLHQFGIGIWTNLIVPEKEATEKLSNKAADDVDDGYRR; this is encoded by the coding sequence ATGAAACTTAACCGAAAGGAATTTTTGAAATCGGCTGGACTGGGAGGCATATCCCTGATTTTACCAGGCTCTTCTCCTAAAGCTGAATTGGTTACCAACCTGATTGCCAAGCCCATCCAAATATATGACAATTACCTGCTTGGGGTCCAGTATTATTCTTTAAATAAATGTTTTGGGAAAATCCGGGCAGGTGACCTGGTAATCTTGGAACAATTTTCAGAACACGAACATGACCGTATTGCAGTTGGGGTAAAATGGGAAAATATGTTTCTGGGGTATTTACCTGCTTATGAAAACATTGTCCTGGCCAACCTGATGGATGCTGGTGCCAGGTTAAATGCCATGGTTAATGCTAAACTTTCTTTGCATCAATTTGGAATAGGCATCTGGACTAATCTGATCGTCCCAGAAAAGGAAGCTACAGAGAAACTTAGTAACAAGGCAGCAGATGATGTGGATGATGGATATAGGAGGTAG